The following coding sequences are from one Paenibacillus sp. JDR-2 window:
- the splB gene encoding spore photoproduct lyase, producing MSNSTGLLTPPARDTKVFVPELVYFEPDALNYPKGQRIHEWAKEQGLPIHMTTSHNRITNLPGESDLEKYRIAKRTLVVGIRKTLKFDQSKPSAEYAIPIATGCMGHCHYCYLQTTLGAKPYIRVYVNTDDILNQAKQYIEERAPEITRFEAACTSDPVGLEHISGSLKEYIEFMGQQPLGRLRFVTKYHHVEPLLDAKHNKHTRFRFSVNADYVIKHFEPGTSKFYERITAAGKVAHAGYPLGFIIAPIIWHEGWEDGYAELISQLKQALPPEACTDLTFELIQHRYTKTAKNIIQQRYPKSKLEMDEEKRKYKWGRWGQGKYVYPDEQANALKDFIYKQINEHFPEAKIEYFT from the coding sequence TTGTCTAATTCAACCGGATTATTAACTCCACCGGCGCGGGATACGAAGGTATTCGTTCCGGAGCTTGTTTATTTTGAGCCTGATGCGCTGAACTATCCGAAAGGCCAAAGAATACATGAATGGGCTAAAGAGCAAGGGCTTCCGATTCATATGACGACTTCGCATAACCGGATAACTAATTTACCGGGCGAAAGCGATCTGGAGAAATACAGGATTGCCAAACGCACTCTCGTCGTGGGTATTCGAAAAACGTTAAAATTCGACCAATCCAAGCCTTCGGCCGAGTATGCTATTCCTATTGCTACGGGTTGTATGGGGCATTGCCATTATTGTTATCTGCAGACAACGCTCGGAGCTAAACCGTATATCCGCGTCTACGTAAACACCGACGATATTCTTAACCAGGCTAAACAATATATCGAGGAACGCGCTCCGGAGATTACCCGCTTCGAGGCAGCTTGCACCTCCGATCCCGTTGGCCTTGAGCACATTTCCGGTTCACTCAAGGAGTACATCGAATTTATGGGGCAGCAGCCTCTTGGACGGCTTCGCTTTGTCACGAAGTATCACCATGTCGAGCCGCTCCTGGATGCAAAGCATAACAAGCATACCCGGTTTCGTTTTAGCGTAAACGCGGATTATGTCATCAAGCACTTTGAACCGGGTACGTCGAAGTTTTACGAGCGGATTACCGCAGCGGGTAAAGTGGCTCATGCGGGTTATCCGCTTGGATTTATTATCGCTCCAATCATTTGGCATGAAGGATGGGAAGACGGTTATGCCGAACTTATAAGTCAATTAAAACAAGCGCTTCCGCCTGAAGCTTGTACCGATCTGACTTTCGAATTAATTCAGCACCGCTACACAAAAACAGCGAAAAATATCATTCAGCAACGCTACCCCAAATCCAAGCTGGAGATGGACGAAGAGAAGCGGAAATACAAATGGGGCCGCTGGGGCCAAGGGAAATATGTCTACCCTGATGAACAAGCTAACGCACTCAAGGATTTTATTTATAAACAGATCAACGAGCATTTTCCCGAAGCCAAGATTGAATATTTCACTTAA
- the nagZ gene encoding beta-N-acetylhexosaminidase: MRYLRIFTFYATILTLLVLTGCGTAEPQQPVISETPTPVDPIADLVASMSLSEKIGQMILVGMDGTEIQPEISKLIKESHVGGIILYSNNIESASQTIKLANDLKQINQDNGAKLPLLLSTDQEGGRVSRLPKQIKPFPASRTIGKTNDPQYAYQVGTALGEAVKAIGLNTDFAPVLDINTNPKNPVIGNRAFGTTAELVSRMGVQEMLGIQSQGVIPVVKHFPGHGDTSVDSHLGLPVVDHDLERLRSIEFVPFSSAIKEGAPMVMVAHILMTKLDPDTPASMSKKVIQDYLRGELKFSGVVITDDMTMGAVGKVKAIGPATVQSVLAGADIILVGHDPVQQQTVIDALTAAAQSGEISPSVLDASVYRIIKLKQSFKLSDQPTSSIDITTLNQHIQAALEK; this comes from the coding sequence ATGCGATATCTTCGAATCTTTACGTTTTACGCGACTATTCTTACACTCCTTGTTCTAACCGGATGCGGAACGGCAGAGCCTCAGCAACCGGTGATCAGCGAGACTCCAACACCTGTCGATCCGATAGCCGACCTTGTAGCATCCATGAGCTTATCCGAAAAGATAGGGCAAATGATATTGGTGGGAATGGACGGCACGGAAATCCAACCTGAAATAAGCAAGCTGATCAAAGAGAGCCATGTTGGAGGGATTATTTTATATAGCAATAATATCGAGTCCGCATCGCAGACAATTAAGCTGGCTAATGATCTCAAGCAAATCAATCAAGATAATGGCGCAAAGCTTCCGCTGCTCTTAAGCACGGATCAGGAAGGCGGACGGGTTTCCCGGTTGCCGAAGCAAATCAAGCCATTCCCGGCAAGCAGAACTATTGGCAAGACCAATGATCCCCAATATGCCTATCAGGTGGGAACAGCCTTAGGCGAAGCGGTGAAAGCGATTGGCTTGAATACCGATTTTGCACCGGTTCTTGATATCAATACAAACCCCAAAAATCCGGTCATCGGCAACCGCGCTTTTGGTACCACGGCAGAATTGGTCAGCCGTATGGGGGTGCAGGAGATGCTTGGCATCCAATCGCAAGGCGTTATCCCGGTGGTCAAGCATTTTCCCGGACATGGCGACACCTCCGTCGATTCCCACCTTGGGCTGCCTGTGGTCGACCACGATCTGGAGCGGCTCCGCTCCATTGAGTTTGTACCGTTCAGTTCGGCAATTAAAGAAGGAGCCCCTATGGTGATGGTCGCTCATATCTTAATGACCAAGCTTGATCCGGACACACCGGCTTCAATGTCCAAGAAAGTCATTCAGGATTATTTGAGAGGGGAGCTTAAGTTCAGCGGAGTTGTAATTACGGATGACATGACAATGGGGGCCGTAGGAAAGGTTAAAGCTATTGGGCCTGCAACGGTACAATCAGTGTTAGCCGGCGCGGATATTATTCTTGTCGGTCATGATCCGGTGCAGCAACAGACCGTTATCGATGCCCTGACTGCAGCGGCTCAAAGCGGTGAAATTTCTCCGTCTGTTCTGGATGCCAGCGTGTATCGCATAATCAAGCTCAAGCAAAGCTTTAAATTATCGGATCAACCAACTTCGTCAATCGATATAACAACGCTAAATCAACACATTCAAGCAGCTTTGGAAAAATGA